One window from the genome of Candidatus Parvarchaeota archaeon encodes:
- a CDS encoding bifunctional 5,10-methylenetetrahydrofolate dehydrogenase/5,10-methenyltetrahydrofolate cyclohydrolase: MACRILGGIEPSNAIKASVAAKVAAMAQKPHLAVIQVGAVEASSIYIARKQEACARVGIKSTLERMPENTTTQQLLKAIERLNLDKGVTGILVQLPLPKQIDEDCIINSIDPKKDVDGFHPLNAGGFYLGRGGYLRPATPSGVMKLLAHYGIDVEGKNAVVVGRSNIVGKPLTLMLLEKHATVTIVHSRSKGIEKITKKADIVAVAIGKPGFLKAGMVKKGAVIVDIGITRVEGKVHGDADFEGLKEVVSAITPVPGGIGPMTIACLLENVLAAHGLQNPDM; the protein is encoded by the coding sequence ATGGCGTGCAGGATACTTGGGGGTATTGAGCCATCAAATGCCATCAAAGCCAGCGTTGCCGCAAAAGTGGCTGCAATGGCGCAAAAGCCTCACTTGGCAGTCATTCAGGTCGGGGCTGTTGAGGCATCATCCATCTACATTGCAAGAAAACAGGAGGCGTGTGCCAGGGTTGGAATCAAATCCACACTCGAGCGGATGCCTGAGAACACGACAACACAGCAACTATTGAAGGCAATTGAAAGGCTGAACCTTGACAAAGGCGTGACTGGCATACTGGTGCAGTTGCCGCTTCCAAAGCAAATAGACGAGGACTGCATAATCAACTCAATTGACCCAAAAAAGGACGTTGACGGATTCCATCCGCTAAATGCAGGGGGGTTTTACCTTGGCAGGGGCGGCTATTTGCGGCCTGCGACCCCAAGCGGCGTGATGAAGCTTCTTGCGCACTATGGGATAGACGTGGAGGGGAAAAACGCAGTAGTTGTCGGCAGAAGCAACATTGTCGGAAAGCCGCTTACCCTGATGCTTCTTGAAAAGCATGCAACAGTCACAATAGTGCACAGCAGGTCAAAAGGAATTGAAAAAATAACAAAAAAAGCCGACATTGTTGCAGTCGCAATCGGCAAGCCCGGGTTTTTGAAGGCGGGCATGGTGAAAAAGGGCGCAGTCATAGTGGACATAGGGATTACTAGAGTCGAAGGCAAGGTGCACGGGGACGCTGACTTTGAAGGCCTAAAAGAGGTTGTTTCTGCCATCACACCGGTCCCGGGTGGCATAGGGCCAATGACAATAGCTTGCCTTCTTGAAAACGTGCTTGCAGCGCACGGGCTGCAAAACCCGGACATGTGA